In Piliocolobus tephrosceles isolate RC106 chromosome 6, ASM277652v3, whole genome shotgun sequence, the following are encoded in one genomic region:
- the PPP2R3C gene encoding serine/threonine-protein phosphatase 2A regulatory subunit B'' subunit gamma isoform X2, which produces MIGEEAMINYENFLKVGEKAGAKCKQFFTAKVFAKLLHTDSYGRISIMQFFNYVMRKVWLHQTRIGLSLYDVAGQGYLRESDLENYILELIPTLPQLDGLEKSFYSFYVCTAVRKFFFFLDPLRTGKIKIQDILACSFLDDLLELRDEELSKESQETNWFSAPSALRVYGQYLNLDKDHNGMLSKEELSRYGTATMTNVFLDRVFQECLTYDGEMDYKTYLDFVLALENRKEPAALQYIFKLLDIENKGYLNVFSLNYFFRAIQELMKIHGQDPVSFQDVKDEIFDMVKPKDPLKISLQDLINSNQGDTVTTILIDLNGFWTYENREALVANDSENSTDLDDT; this is translated from the exons ATGATTGGAGAGGAAGCAATGATCAATTATGAAAACTTTTTGAAGGTTGGTGAAAAGGCTGGAGCAAAGTGCAA gcAATTTTTCACAGCAAAAGTCTTTGCTAAACTCCTTCATACGGATTCATATGGAAGAATTTCCATCATGCAGTTCTTTAATTATGTCATGAGAAAAG TTTGGCTTCATCAAACAAGAATAGGACTCAGTTTATATGATGTCGCTGGGCAGGGATACCTTCGGGAATCT gatTTAGAAAACTACATATTGGAACTTATCCCTACTTTGCCACAATTAGATGGTCTGGAAAAATCTTTCTACTCCTTTTATGTTTGTACAGCAGTTAGGaagttcttcttctttttagatCCTTTAAGAACAG gaaagataaaaattCAAGATATTTTAGCATGCAGCTTCCTAGATGATTTATTGGag CTAAGGGATGAGGAACTGTCCAAGGAGAGTCAAGAAACAAATTGGTTTTCTGCTCCTTCTGCCCTAAGAGTTTATG gcCAGTACTTGAATCTTGATAAAGATCACAATGGCATGCTCAGTAAAGAAGAACTCTCGCGCTATGGAACAGCTACCATGACCAATGTCTTCTTAGACCGTGTTTTCCAGGAGTGTCTCACTTATGATGGAGAAATG GACTATAAGACCTACTTGGACTTTGTCCTTGcattagaaaacagaaaggaacCCGCAGCTCTACAGTATATTTTCAAACTGCTTGATATTGAGAACAAAGGATATCTGAATGTCTTTTcacttaattatttctttagg GCCATACAGGAACTAATGAAAATCCATGGACAAGATCCTGTTTCATTTCAAGATGTCAAG gatGAAATCTTTGACATGGTAAAACCAAAGGATCCTTTGAAAATCTCTCTTCAGGATTTAATCAACAGTAATCAAGGAGACAcggtaaccaccattctaatcGATTTGAATGGCTTCTGGACTTACGAGAACAGAGAAGCtcttgttgcaaatgacagtgAAAACTCTACAGACCTTGATGATACATGA